Proteins encoded together in one Triticum dicoccoides isolate Atlit2015 ecotype Zavitan chromosome 7B, WEW_v2.0, whole genome shotgun sequence window:
- the LOC119335396 gene encoding receptor like protein 21-like isoform X1 has translation MSRHCTPWMAAAVLCLVTMSGAPFLPRCEGCRHDERTALLDIHSELEYFNWVYSDWSSTDDCCRWEGVTCNSRTGRVTALDISKPESRIYSGLLNATMFLPLQELRNLSLSNLGIEGCVPGTGFDEWSKLRNLKILDLSDNQLNDSSILSLVAVSSLRSVFLSGNGFGYDHSNQILRKLSAMKLNTLDLSSNFIHDTLSTDICIMGNIQELHLSDNNFVGELPSCMRNLTSLRILDLSNNRLTVKFPSVIFESLTSLVKLSLANNHLQGVLLLSSLPSHNQLTDLKLASYDGHFQVQTENPITNMSSRLQVLVLRNCNLNGNSAILPSFLLNQHGLILIDMSNNSLSGHFPTWLVENNANLAYLNLGGNSFEGSFLPSKVHINLLWLDASCNGMRKLPMGINTTLPNLQKLNLSGTSLQGVFPLVFGFMHSLVSLDLSNNNLLDNIGAAFDGSMSNISTLILSGNIFYGPLPQDIQLPFISYLVLKDNKISGEIPQNICGSMQLTVFDAGNNELSGPLPTCIDSLSELNILNLRGNSLVGMIPFGLCNLKYLLFLDISRNNLTGPVYCLPDAAHVHISENQLNGTFPVPLTLGNSTATHTMDLRENQFSGLLPNLIGMFFPQLKVLLLQGNMFEGTVPNDICNSRYLRLLDLSHNKLSGQLPLCLSSMGLDDQNLPFDYGIFNGQVSGTTLAQYRILSAQYYAEYSWEQDQEEFMTKRRHNYYKGGILNYMSGLDFSSNELNGSIPESLGSMKWLRSLNFSNNYLDGSIPKSFSNLSNLESLDLSHNNLTGQMPQELVALQSLAVFSVAYNNLSGPTPGTKGQFSTFDESSFEGNPYLCGPPFLESCSRARSISEGHNDDGVDNIIMFGCSTLFYLVGFWTSLGLLYFKRSWRWSWFLAVDRFGDFVMVTLAMFKGSNRVLQDA, from the exons ATGTCGCGCCACTGCACGCCGTGGATGGCAGCGGCCGTGCTATGCCTGGTGACCATGTCCGGTGCACCGTTCCTGCCGCGGTGCGAGGGGTGTAGGCATGACGAGAGGACGGCGCTTCTGGACATCCACAGCGAGCTCGAATATTTCAATTGGGTATATTCGGACTGGAGTAGCACAGATGATTGCTGCCGGTGGGAGGGGGTGACCTGCAATTCCCGCACGGGTCGTGTCACGGCGCTCGACATAAGTAAACCTGAATCTCGTATTTATTCAGGTTTACTTAACGCGACCATGTTCCTTCCTCTGCAAGAGCTGCGGAATCTGTCCCTGAGTAACCTTGGGATTGAAGGATGTGTACCTGGTACAG GCTTCGATGAATGGTCAAAATTGCGCAACTTAAAGATACTAGATTTATCGGACAATCAATTAAATGACAGCAGCATCCTGTCCTTAGTTGCAGTTTCATCACTACGTTCTGTATTCCTCAGTGGAAACGGCTTCGGCTACGATCACTCCAATCAAATACTACGAA AACTGAGCGCAATGAAGCTGAATACCCTTGATCTAAGCAGCAATTTTATCCACGACACATTATCAACAG ATATTTGCATTATGGGAAATATTCAAGAGTTACATCTCAGTGACAACAATTTCGTTGGAGAGCTTCCGTCATGCATGCGAAATCTAACTTCTCTAAGAATTTTGGATCTATCCAATAACAGGTTAACAGTAAAGTTCCCCTCTGTAATCTTTGAAAGTCTCACATCACTTGTGAAACTTTCCCTCGCCAATAACCATCTGCAAGGAGTTCTCTTACTGAGTTCCTTGCCAAGTCATAATCAATTGACAGATTTGAAGCTTGCAAGTTACGACGGTCATTTTCAGGTGCAAACTGAGAATCCAATAACGAACATGTCATCTCGGCTTCAGGTTCTAGTACTGAGGAACTGCAACCTTAACGGAAATTCCGCCATTttaccaagtttcttattgaatcAACATGGGCTAATACTCATCGATATGTCTAATAACAGCCTAAGTGGTCATTTCCCTACATGGTTAGTAGAGAACAATGCCAACCTAGCGTACCTAAATCTTGGAGGGAACTCCTTTGAAGGATCTTTTCTTCCTTCTAAAGTACACATCAATTTGCTATGGTTGGATGCATCTTGCAACGGGATGAGAAAATTACCTATGGGAATCAACACCACATTACCAAATCTACAGAAACTAAACTTGTCAGGGACTTCTTTGCAAGGTGTCTTTCCACTGGTCTTTGGCTTCATGCATAGTCTCGTATCTTTAGACTTGTCCAACAACAATTTACTAGACAACATAGGGGCCGCCTTTGACGGAAGCATGTCCAACATCTCTACGTTGATCCTCTCAGGAAACATTTTCTATGGTCCACTCCCTCAAGACATTCAATTGCCTTTCATAAGTTATCTGGTGCTAAAAGATAATAAAATCAGTGGAGAGATTCCCCAGAATATATGTGGCAGTATGCAACTTACCGTGTTTGATGCTGGGAATAACGAGTTGAGTGGCCCTCTCCCTACTTGCATAGACTCACTCTCGGAACTTAACATATTGAATTTAAGAGGGAACTCATTGGTTGGAATGATTCCATTCGGATTATGCAACCTCAAATATCTGTTGTTTTTAGATATATCGAGGAACAATCTGACTGGTCCAGTATATTGCTTACCGGATGCGGCACATGTTCATATAAGTGAAAATCAATTAAATGGAACCTTTCCTGTCCCGTTGACATTGGGAAATAGCACTGCTACACATACAATGGATCTACGAGAAAACCAATTCAGTGGTCTCCTTCCGAATCTGATAGGCATGTTTTTTCCACAACTTAAAGTATTATTATTACAAGGCAATATGTTTGAAGGAACAGTTCCAAATGACATATGCAATTCGAGATATTTGCGCCTACTAGATTTGTCTCACAATAAACTATCGGGGCAGCTACCTTTATGCTTGAGCAGTATGGGTTTAGATGATCAAAATCTTCCGTTCGATTATGGTATATTCAACGGACAAGTTTCTGGAACAACTTTAGCTCAATATCGTATATTATCTGCTCAATATTATGCTGAGTATTCGTGGGAACAAGACCAAGAGGAATTCATGACCAAGAGAAGACACAACTACTACAAAGGAGGAATCCTCAACTACATGTCTGGACTTGATTTCTCTTCAAACGAGTTGAACGGATCCATTCCTGAAAGTCTAGGTAGCATGAAATGGTTACGGTCACTGAATTTCTCCAACAATTACCTAGATGGATCAATACCGAAGTCCTTCTCGAATTTGAGTAACCTCGAGAGCTTGGATCTGTCACACAACAACTTGACAGGACAAATGCCACAAGAGCTAGTAGCATTACAGTCCCTTGCGGTATTCTCAGTGGCATACAACAACCTGTCCGGTCCGACACCAGGAACAAAGGGGCAGTTCAGCACATTTGATGAGAGCAGCTTTGAAGGCAATCCATATCTTTGTGGTCCGCCATTCCTGGAGAGTTGCTCTAGGGCACGGTCGATTTCTGAAGGACATAATGATGATGGAGTTGACAATATCATAATGTTTGGCTGTTCAACGTTGTTCTACTTGGTTGGTTTCTGGACCTCCTTGGGTCTGCTTTACTTCAAGAGAAGCTGGCGCTGGTCATGGTTTCTAGCTGTGGATAGGTTTGGTGACTTTGTAATGGTTACGTTGGCTATGTTCAAGGGAAGCAACAGAGTATTAcaagatgcttag
- the LOC119335396 gene encoding receptor-like protein 8 isoform X2, giving the protein MSRHCTPWMAAAVLCLVTMSGAPFLPRCEGCRHDERTALLDIHSELEYFNWVYSDWSSTDDCCRWEGVTCNSRTGRVTALDISKPESRIYSGLLNATMFLPLQELRNLSLSNLGIEGCVPGTVAVSSLRSVFLSGNGFGYDHSNQILRKLSAMKLNTLDLSSNFIHDTLSTDICIMGNIQELHLSDNNFVGELPSCMRNLTSLRILDLSNNRLTVKFPSVIFESLTSLVKLSLANNHLQGVLLLSSLPSHNQLTDLKLASYDGHFQVQTENPITNMSSRLQVLVLRNCNLNGNSAILPSFLLNQHGLILIDMSNNSLSGHFPTWLVENNANLAYLNLGGNSFEGSFLPSKVHINLLWLDASCNGMRKLPMGINTTLPNLQKLNLSGTSLQGVFPLVFGFMHSLVSLDLSNNNLLDNIGAAFDGSMSNISTLILSGNIFYGPLPQDIQLPFISYLVLKDNKISGEIPQNICGSMQLTVFDAGNNELSGPLPTCIDSLSELNILNLRGNSLVGMIPFGLCNLKYLLFLDISRNNLTGPVYCLPDAAHVHISENQLNGTFPVPLTLGNSTATHTMDLRENQFSGLLPNLIGMFFPQLKVLLLQGNMFEGTVPNDICNSRYLRLLDLSHNKLSGQLPLCLSSMGLDDQNLPFDYGIFNGQVSGTTLAQYRILSAQYYAEYSWEQDQEEFMTKRRHNYYKGGILNYMSGLDFSSNELNGSIPESLGSMKWLRSLNFSNNYLDGSIPKSFSNLSNLESLDLSHNNLTGQMPQELVALQSLAVFSVAYNNLSGPTPGTKGQFSTFDESSFEGNPYLCGPPFLESCSRARSISEGHNDDGVDNIIMFGCSTLFYLVGFWTSLGLLYFKRSWRWSWFLAVDRFGDFVMVTLAMFKGSNRVLQDA; this is encoded by the exons ATGTCGCGCCACTGCACGCCGTGGATGGCAGCGGCCGTGCTATGCCTGGTGACCATGTCCGGTGCACCGTTCCTGCCGCGGTGCGAGGGGTGTAGGCATGACGAGAGGACGGCGCTTCTGGACATCCACAGCGAGCTCGAATATTTCAATTGGGTATATTCGGACTGGAGTAGCACAGATGATTGCTGCCGGTGGGAGGGGGTGACCTGCAATTCCCGCACGGGTCGTGTCACGGCGCTCGACATAAGTAAACCTGAATCTCGTATTTATTCAGGTTTACTTAACGCGACCATGTTCCTTCCTCTGCAAGAGCTGCGGAATCTGTCCCTGAGTAACCTTGGGATTGAAGGATGTGTACCTGGTACAG TTGCAGTTTCATCACTACGTTCTGTATTCCTCAGTGGAAACGGCTTCGGCTACGATCACTCCAATCAAATACTACGAA AACTGAGCGCAATGAAGCTGAATACCCTTGATCTAAGCAGCAATTTTATCCACGACACATTATCAACAG ATATTTGCATTATGGGAAATATTCAAGAGTTACATCTCAGTGACAACAATTTCGTTGGAGAGCTTCCGTCATGCATGCGAAATCTAACTTCTCTAAGAATTTTGGATCTATCCAATAACAGGTTAACAGTAAAGTTCCCCTCTGTAATCTTTGAAAGTCTCACATCACTTGTGAAACTTTCCCTCGCCAATAACCATCTGCAAGGAGTTCTCTTACTGAGTTCCTTGCCAAGTCATAATCAATTGACAGATTTGAAGCTTGCAAGTTACGACGGTCATTTTCAGGTGCAAACTGAGAATCCAATAACGAACATGTCATCTCGGCTTCAGGTTCTAGTACTGAGGAACTGCAACCTTAACGGAAATTCCGCCATTttaccaagtttcttattgaatcAACATGGGCTAATACTCATCGATATGTCTAATAACAGCCTAAGTGGTCATTTCCCTACATGGTTAGTAGAGAACAATGCCAACCTAGCGTACCTAAATCTTGGAGGGAACTCCTTTGAAGGATCTTTTCTTCCTTCTAAAGTACACATCAATTTGCTATGGTTGGATGCATCTTGCAACGGGATGAGAAAATTACCTATGGGAATCAACACCACATTACCAAATCTACAGAAACTAAACTTGTCAGGGACTTCTTTGCAAGGTGTCTTTCCACTGGTCTTTGGCTTCATGCATAGTCTCGTATCTTTAGACTTGTCCAACAACAATTTACTAGACAACATAGGGGCCGCCTTTGACGGAAGCATGTCCAACATCTCTACGTTGATCCTCTCAGGAAACATTTTCTATGGTCCACTCCCTCAAGACATTCAATTGCCTTTCATAAGTTATCTGGTGCTAAAAGATAATAAAATCAGTGGAGAGATTCCCCAGAATATATGTGGCAGTATGCAACTTACCGTGTTTGATGCTGGGAATAACGAGTTGAGTGGCCCTCTCCCTACTTGCATAGACTCACTCTCGGAACTTAACATATTGAATTTAAGAGGGAACTCATTGGTTGGAATGATTCCATTCGGATTATGCAACCTCAAATATCTGTTGTTTTTAGATATATCGAGGAACAATCTGACTGGTCCAGTATATTGCTTACCGGATGCGGCACATGTTCATATAAGTGAAAATCAATTAAATGGAACCTTTCCTGTCCCGTTGACATTGGGAAATAGCACTGCTACACATACAATGGATCTACGAGAAAACCAATTCAGTGGTCTCCTTCCGAATCTGATAGGCATGTTTTTTCCACAACTTAAAGTATTATTATTACAAGGCAATATGTTTGAAGGAACAGTTCCAAATGACATATGCAATTCGAGATATTTGCGCCTACTAGATTTGTCTCACAATAAACTATCGGGGCAGCTACCTTTATGCTTGAGCAGTATGGGTTTAGATGATCAAAATCTTCCGTTCGATTATGGTATATTCAACGGACAAGTTTCTGGAACAACTTTAGCTCAATATCGTATATTATCTGCTCAATATTATGCTGAGTATTCGTGGGAACAAGACCAAGAGGAATTCATGACCAAGAGAAGACACAACTACTACAAAGGAGGAATCCTCAACTACATGTCTGGACTTGATTTCTCTTCAAACGAGTTGAACGGATCCATTCCTGAAAGTCTAGGTAGCATGAAATGGTTACGGTCACTGAATTTCTCCAACAATTACCTAGATGGATCAATACCGAAGTCCTTCTCGAATTTGAGTAACCTCGAGAGCTTGGATCTGTCACACAACAACTTGACAGGACAAATGCCACAAGAGCTAGTAGCATTACAGTCCCTTGCGGTATTCTCAGTGGCATACAACAACCTGTCCGGTCCGACACCAGGAACAAAGGGGCAGTTCAGCACATTTGATGAGAGCAGCTTTGAAGGCAATCCATATCTTTGTGGTCCGCCATTCCTGGAGAGTTGCTCTAGGGCACGGTCGATTTCTGAAGGACATAATGATGATGGAGTTGACAATATCATAATGTTTGGCTGTTCAACGTTGTTCTACTTGGTTGGTTTCTGGACCTCCTTGGGTCTGCTTTACTTCAAGAGAAGCTGGCGCTGGTCATGGTTTCTAGCTGTGGATAGGTTTGGTGACTTTGTAATGGTTACGTTGGCTATGTTCAAGGGAAGCAACAGAGTATTAcaagatgcttag